The Actinocorallia herbida DNA window ACGTCGTGCGCGCCTAGGCGTCCGCGGCGGCGCGTACGCGGGCGGCTTCGCGGTCCGCGTACGGGTTGCTGCGGCCTTCGCGGGAGCCGGCGAGTTTGGCCCGGATGTGCTCGGCGACCGTGATGGGCGGGTAGGGGGTGCCTTCACCGGTGTGGTTCGGGAGGGTGCTGATCCGAGCGTCGATGTTCCCGTCGTGGAAGTAGGCGGCCGAGCGGCGGCGGCGGATCGAGCCGTCGACGACGGGGGGCTTCACGCGGTGGAGGGTGGACCGCCAGGCGTCGTTGGTCCAGCGGGCCATGAGGTCGCCGAGGTTCACCAGGAGCGCGCCTTCCGCGGGCATGACGTCGTGCCAGCCGCCGTCGTGGCCGAGCACCTGGAGGCCCGCCTCGCGGTCGGCCCACAGGACGGTGACGATCCCGTAGTCGGTGTGCTCGCCCATGCCCGTGAGGTCCCCGTCGAGGACCACCTCGCCGGGCGGGAGCGCGTAGTTGTTCATCCGGAGGACGTCCAGGGAGTGGCCGGTGAACTCCGCGAAGTATCCGGGCGGAAGTCCGAGCGCGTCGGCGAAGATCCCCGTGAGGGTCCGGGCGACCCGGGCCGCCTCCGCGAAGTACGCCTGCACGGCAGGCCGGAACTCCGGCAGCCCCTCCGGCCACAGGTTGGGCGCGTAGTCGTCGGCGGGCAGCTCGATCCCCGGATAGGCCGACGCCGGAATCCCGACGTTGAACGCCTCGAAGAAGTCGTTCATCCGGTCCGCCGCCTCGACCCCGAGGCTCAGCGACAGCGACTCGCTCCGCGGCGGCGTGTACCCCCGGTTGATCCGCGGCGGGGCCCGGAACCCCTTCTTGACGTCGAGGTCGAGCCCGAAGAACGCGTCGATGGCCCCTTTCAGCCCGTCGATCACGGCCTCGGGCACCCCGTGCCCCACGACCTGCACGAACCCGACTTCCCGGCACGCGTCGTCCAGCCGTCGGGCGGTCTCCCCGCGCGTCGCCGCGGAGCCCTCCCCCACGTACGCCGAGATGTCCACCACAGGCACCGAAAAGCCGCCCATCACCGTTCCTTCCACGGCCGCGCACCCGCGCCACGCCCCACCCCAAGTCAACCCGCCGAAGCACCCCGGCGGGTTGCGCCCGCGTAAACCCTCCCGTCAGCGCCCGAAAGCCAAGGTGAGGAACCCGTCATGCTGCCGGACTCGGCTTCCGCAACGGTCCCGCGCGCTGCGCCGTCGCGCTGCGGACGGGTCATGTCCGTACTCACCGGATCACCGCCGACGCGCCGGGCCGTCCCGCGGGCCGGGACGGTCTCGCCCGACCTTCTTCGCATATCCCTCCACAAGCTCCGCCTTTCCCGGGGCGCGCTTGCCCCAGGGGCCGCCGCGTGCCAATAATGAAAACGGTTTTCATTTTGGGAGCCTCCGAGGGAGGTTTCCGGCCGAGTGAAGGAGAGAGCATGTCGCTTACGGTGCCCGCGGATCTGGTGGAGCGGGCCAAGGAGGGGGACGTCGACGACGCGGCGTTCCTGGCGTGCGTGCGGGACTCGCTCCCGTACGCGTGGACGCTGATCGACGGGGTCGTCGGGGAGCTGCGCGGCGGGACCGCGGAGTTCGCGGACAACCAGGTGCCGCCGCCGGACGAGGCCGCGCGCGGACAGCTCCTGCGCGTCCTCGCCAGCGACGCGATGCGCGGCGCGCTGGAACGCCACTTCGGCGTCCGGCTGGCGTTCCAGAACTGCCACCGGGTCGCGGCGTTCCGGCCTGAGGCGACCGAGGCGCTGGCCCGCTTCACCTCGCCGCGCGCGCAGCTGCTGAACCAGTTCCCCGAGTTCGTCGACTGCTGACGCCGCGCCCGGCCGTCCCGGCCAGGGACGGCCGGGTCTGGGATGGGTCGGGGGCGGGCCAAGGTTCGGGCAGGGGGACGGGAACGCGGGACGGGCTGGGTATCGCTCCGCTGCGGCGACGGGGCCGGCAGCGAGAGGCGGTACGGATGAGGCTTGTGGTCGACCTCAACCGGTGCCAGGGGTACGCGCAGTGCGCGTTCCTCGGCCCGGACGTGTTCCGGATGCACGGGGAGGAGGCGCTGCTCTACGACCCGGTCGTGCCCGAGGACCGGCGGCCGCAGGTGCTCGCCGCCGCGGCGGCCTGCCCGGTCCAGGCGATCCTGGTGGACGCGCCCGGCCTCCGGGAGGTCGATCCCGTTGTCGGCTGAGGGGATCGACCGCGTCGTCATCGTCGGCGCGTCCCTCGCGGGCCTGCGGGCCGCCGAGGCGCTGCGCGACGAGGGGTTCACCGGACGCATCACGCTCATCGGCGACGAGGCGGTGCCCGCCTACGACCGGCCGCCGCTGTCCAAGCAGGTGCTGCTCGGCCAGGTCGCGCCCGAGGCGACCGCCCTGCCGCACACCCGCGACATCGACGCCCGGTGGCGGCTCGGCGTCGCGGCGACCGGCCTCGACCTGTCGCGCAAGACGGTCCTGCTCGCCGACGGCACCAAGGTCCCGTTCGACAGGCTGCTCATCGCCACGGGGACCCGTGCCCGGCCCTGGATCAACGAGGCCGAGGCGCGGCTCGAAGGCGTCCTCACCCTGCGCACCGCCGAGGACGCCGAGCACCTGTCCCGGCTGCTCGACGCGGGCCCGCGCCGCGTGGTCGTCGTCGGCGCGGGCTTCACCGGCTCGGAGATCGCCTCGGCCTGCCGGGAGCGCGGGATCGAGGTGACCGTCGCCGAACGCGGCGCGGCCCCGCTCGTCGGCGCGCTCGGCGGGGTCGTCGGCGACGTCGCGGCCCGCCTCCAGCGCGCGCACGGCGTCGACCTCAGGTGCGGCGTCACCGTCACCTCCCTGGAGGGCGACGAGGCGGGCAGGCTCCGTCGCGCCCATCTGTCCGACGGCACGGTCCTGGACGCCGACGTCGCGGTGATCGCGCTCGGCGCGCTCCGCAACACCGGCTGGCTGGAAGGCTCCGGCCTCGCCGCCGGGCCGCGCGGGATCGCCGCCGACGCCGCCTGCCGGGCCTTCGACCACAACGGGATCGCGACCGACGACATCTTCGTCGCCGGGGACGTCGCCCGGATGCCGCACGCCCTGTTCGGCTACCAGTTCCTCAGCCTCGAGCACTGGGGCAACGCCGTAGAGCAGGCGCGGCTCGCCGCCCACAACATGCTCGCCGCCGGGCCGGACCGCCGCCCGCACCTGTGGATCCCGGCCTTCTGGTCGTCGCAGTTCGGCGTGAGCATCAAGTCGGTGGGCGTGCCGACGATGGGCGACGAGGTGGTCGTCACCCAGGGCTCGCTGGAGGAGGGAAGGTTCGCCGCCGTCTACGGGCACCGCGGCCGGGTCATCGCCGCCGTCAGCTTCGACCACGGCCGCTGGCTCGACCACTACACCGGGCTCATCGAGTCCGCCGCGCCGTTCCCGCCCGTCTTCACCGGGGTGGACCGGCCGCCGCCGGGGACGACCGCGGTCTCCGCCGGCTTCCCCGACCCGTCCGTGCCGAGCCACGGGCCGACCGTCACCGTCAGCGGCTACGCGCCCAGCGAGCGCCGCATCACCTTCACGCCCGCCCCGGCCTAGCCCCGGCCAGACGACGAGGACCCATGACGACCGCCGACAGCCTCCTGCGCGCCATCGCCGACCCCGCGAACCGCGCCGACCCCTACCCGCTCTATGACGAGCTGCGCCGCACCCCCGTCGTCCGGCAGGCGGACGGGGTCTACACGGTGAGCACCTACTGGGAGGTGCGCTCGCTGCTCAACGATCCGCGGATCAGCTCGGAGACCCGGCCGCCCGTCGTGGGCACGCCGGGACCGTCCAAGAGCTTCCTGCGGCTCGATCCGGCCGAGCACGACAGGGTGCGGCGGATCGTCACCCGGCCGTTCGGGCCGCCGCACACCCCGCGCCGGGTGTTCGAGATGCAGGCCGACATGGCCGCGACCGTCGGCCGCCTCCTCGACGGGTTCGCCGGCAAGGACAGGGTCGACATCGTCGACGAGTTCGCCTACCCGTTCCCGATCTCGGTGATCTGCCGGCTGTTCGGCGTGCCGATCGAGGACGAGCCGCGCTTCCATCTGTGGACCGAGTCCCTGCTCGGCAACGCCGACCTGGGCACCGGGGAGACGCCCGACCCCCACCTCATGGACGGC harbors:
- a CDS encoding isopenicillin N synthase family dioxygenase gives rise to the protein MGGFSVPVVDISAYVGEGSAATRGETARRLDDACREVGFVQVVGHGVPEAVIDGLKGAIDAFFGLDLDVKKGFRAPPRINRGYTPPRSESLSLSLGVEAADRMNDFFEAFNVGIPASAYPGIELPADDYAPNLWPEGLPEFRPAVQAYFAEAARVARTLTGIFADALGLPPGYFAEFTGHSLDVLRMNNYALPPGEVVLDGDLTGMGEHTDYGIVTVLWADREAGLQVLGHDGGWHDVMPAEGALLVNLGDLMARWTNDAWRSTLHRVKPPVVDGSIRRRRSAAYFHDGNIDARISTLPNHTGEGTPYPPITVAEHIRAKLAGSREGRSNPYADREAARVRAAADA
- a CDS encoding SCO5389 family protein, which translates into the protein MSLTVPADLVERAKEGDVDDAAFLACVRDSLPYAWTLIDGVVGELRGGTAEFADNQVPPPDEAARGQLLRVLASDAMRGALERHFGVRLAFQNCHRVAAFRPEATEALARFTSPRAQLLNQFPEFVDC
- a CDS encoding ferredoxin, translated to MRLVVDLNRCQGYAQCAFLGPDVFRMHGEEALLYDPVVPEDRRPQVLAAAAACPVQAILVDAPGLREVDPVVG
- a CDS encoding NAD(P)/FAD-dependent oxidoreductase gives rise to the protein MSAEGIDRVVIVGASLAGLRAAEALRDEGFTGRITLIGDEAVPAYDRPPLSKQVLLGQVAPEATALPHTRDIDARWRLGVAATGLDLSRKTVLLADGTKVPFDRLLIATGTRARPWINEAEARLEGVLTLRTAEDAEHLSRLLDAGPRRVVVVGAGFTGSEIASACRERGIEVTVAERGAAPLVGALGGVVGDVAARLQRAHGVDLRCGVTVTSLEGDEAGRLRRAHLSDGTVLDADVAVIALGALRNTGWLEGSGLAAGPRGIAADAACRAFDHNGIATDDIFVAGDVARMPHALFGYQFLSLEHWGNAVEQARLAAHNMLAAGPDRRPHLWIPAFWSSQFGVSIKSVGVPTMGDEVVVTQGSLEEGRFAAVYGHRGRVIAAVSFDHGRWLDHYTGLIESAAPFPPVFTGVDRPPPGTTAVSAGFPDPSVPSHGPTVTVSGYAPSERRITFTPAPA